CGATCACCCTGATCAGACCGGTATCGGCGACACTGACCTCGTCGCTCGGGATCGCCCTCGTCATGGCAGAGAGGTAACTGATCAGGACGGCCACGACGAACAGGGAGAAGGCGACCCGCACAGGGGTCGACCGCGAGAGCGGTCGCGCGCCGAGCTGGACCTGCACGAGGAGCCACAGGATGGCCAGGCCGGCGGCCCACAGGACAGCCAGCGATCCTGCCGTGCCCAGGTTGGCAATCGAGCGGTTCGACGGAACGGCATACAGCAGCACCACATAGACGGTCAGCATGGTCACCGCGTCGGGGAATCGCTCCGGTCGTGACCGGAGCCGCCCGAGGAGTGAGTCCTGGGTAGGCATGTCAGTTCACGAGGGCGGACGGCACGGTGTCCTCGGCTGTGGCGTCGGTGTCGGCGGGGGCCGCTGCAGGCCCGTTCTGCCGTGCCGGTCCGTCCTTGGCGGTGTGAGTGGGGTCGCGCCGTTGTCGGCGTGGCCGGCGTCCGTCGGGATACCGTGCCGCTAGGCGCCCGTCCCTGCGGACGGCCAGAAGCAGGGTGAGGACCACGCCGACCGCGGCGGCCGCGCCCGCCGCCTGGATGCGGTTCTTGGCATCGATGGTGGGTTTCTCGTCCACGGCGACAGGAGTGATGGTGATCAGGGCGTTTTCGGGCACGGCCAGGCTGGTCTGCAGGGTGAGCAGGGTGTCGGGGGTGAGGCGCGCCGCATCGTTCATCACGGCGAGGGCGTCTGCCGACGTCGCCCCGGTGCCTTCGATGACGAGTATGGGGCCGCTTGTCGAGGTGTCGGCGAACACCACGAATTCACTGCCCGGGTGGGCGTCTTCGACAGGCTTGGTGAACTCGTCGGCATTGAGCTTGCGGATGAGGACATCCAGCGCCTGGCCCAGGCCGCCGAGATACAGATACGGGTTCCCTCCCTCGCCCACCACCAAGGACGGCGGGAGGAGCACGAGGCTCGAACGGGCGACATAGGACACAGGGACCTGTGTGGCCAACCCGGCGCAGAGCCCGGCAGTGACCAGAAGGCCCCCCAGGACGACCAGCCAGCGCCGGGCCAGAATTGCGGTCAGGTCACGCAGGTTCATGATTGTCGACTTCCTCAGTGTTGTTCTGGTGCCGCGCAGGTCGCGCGGCCTCGGTTGCCGCACCGAAAAACGTCTCGTGCCACACCTCAAGGCTCATGAGCGCCCAGATTCGGCTCTCCTCGTTGAAACGACCGGTCTCGTGCCGCTGCAACAGAGATGTCACCGCTCTGCGGTCGAGGGTCTCTGCCACGAAGGACCCGGACCCGGTGAGTCTGTCCCACATCGAATCGCGCAGATCGGACCTGAACCACTCACGCAACGGAACCCGGAAGCCGGACTTCTTCCGGTCGACGATCTCGGCGGGCAGGTATCGGCGGGCAACTTCCTTGAGCACCCATTTGGTGGTGCCGTGGCGCACCTTCATGGACGAGGGCAACCTGAAAGCCAGGTCCACCAGGCGGTGGTCGAGCAAGGGCGGACGGAGCTCGAGGGACGCGGCCATCGACATCCGGTCACCGCGCTCCAGAAGGTTGTCCGGCAGCCAGCCGTCCAGGTCGCCGAGCAGCATCTGGCGGATGACATCGTCATCGGACACGCGTGGGAGCCAGGCGCGCGACGGAAGCTCCCCGAGCAACTCGCGGCGCTCGGTGGCGGTGAACGGGGCAAACCAGGTGCGATGCCGTTCCTCCGCAGTCCCGGCCCCGACAACTCGCAGCGCGATCCTGGCCCTCGACATCCGGTCAGGCAGGCGGTGATCGAGGAACCCCGTCACTCCGGCCCGGACGGGCGCCGGCAGCCTTCCGGCCGCAGCCACGGCGCGCGCCGCGACGTACTTGGGGTACCCGGCGAACAACTCGTCGCCGCCTTCGCCGGAGAGTACGACGCGAACCGATTCCCGCGCGGCCTGGGCGAGACGGTAGACGGCGATGTCGGCCGGCTCCGAGACGGGGGCATCTCGGTGATAGGTGAGTTCCGCCCACAGCGACTCGAAATCCTCTGCGTGCACCATCACCTCCCGGTGCTGCGTGCCGACGTGGTCGCTGACTCTCCGTGCCCAGTGGAGTTCATCGGTGCGCGGGTCGCCGAAGCCTGCCGCGAAGGTGCGCACCTGCTGATCCGGCGCAAGCTCCGCGACCTTGGCGACGATCAGGCTGCTATCGACCCCGCCGCTGAGATAGGCCCCGACGGGGACATCTGCGACGAGGGCGGATTGGACCGCGGTTGTGATCATGGCGTCGACGGCGTCGACGGCCGATGCCGCCGTCCAGGTCCCCGGCGGATCGGCCGCGGCAGGATGCCAGTAGCGTGTCAGGGTCACCGACCCATCAGCGGTTACCTCGGCGCGGTGGGCGGCGGGGAGTTTCGACACTCCGGCGAAGAGCGTGTCAGGAGCCGGCACAGAGCGGCCGGCCAGATAGGCGTCCAGGCTGGACAGGTCCACCTCCGGTGAGCGGCCCATCGCCGGGACGAGCGCTTTGATCTCCGACCCGAAGGCCAGGTGGCTGGGGGTCATCGTGTAGTAGAGCGGGAGAACACCCAAACGGTCTCGAACAAGATGCGT
This is a stretch of genomic DNA from Cryobacterium soli. It encodes these proteins:
- the asnB gene encoding asparagine synthase (glutamine-hydrolyzing); the protein is MCGIAGIQRFDGHVVDASILTAMGSTLAHRGPDDHGIWHHGPVGLAHTRLSIIDLSGSRQPMASASGRWVISFNGEIFNYRALREGLRYPFRTNGDTEVILAGVSIHGIGFVTSLVGQFAFALHDRDSGTTHLVRDRLGVLPLYYTMTPSHLAFGSEIKALVPAMGRSPEVDLSSLDAYLAGRSVPAPDTLFAGVSKLPAAHRAEVTADGSVTLTRYWHPAAADPPGTWTAASAVDAVDAMITTAVQSALVADVPVGAYLSGGVDSSLIVAKVAELAPDQQVRTFAAGFGDPRTDELHWARRVSDHVGTQHREVMVHAEDFESLWAELTYHRDAPVSEPADIAVYRLAQAARESVRVVLSGEGGDELFAGYPKYVAARAVAAAGRLPAPVRAGVTGFLDHRLPDRMSRARIALRVVGAGTAEERHRTWFAPFTATERRELLGELPSRAWLPRVSDDDVIRQMLLGDLDGWLPDNLLERGDRMSMAASLELRPPLLDHRLVDLAFRLPSSMKVRHGTTKWVLKEVARRYLPAEIVDRKKSGFRVPLREWFRSDLRDSMWDRLTGSGSFVAETLDRRAVTSLLQRHETGRFNEESRIWALMSLEVWHETFFGAATEAARPARHQNNTEEVDNHEPA